The following nucleotide sequence is from Synechococcus sp. CBW1004.
GGGATTCCCGTCCTGGTCCGGCAGGGTGAACTCAGGGGCGGGATCGCCGATCTTCAGGTCCATTACGAGACGGGGTGCTGGCGCCGAGAGCTTAGATGCGCTAACCCTGTCGCGGATGTGGTCATGGTTGCCGCCGAACGCTAAGTTTCGGGGGAAGTCCTGTGCCTTCAATCCTGTGCTCAAGCGTCTGATCGCCGGTCTCGCGATGGGATCGGCCCTCTCCTTGTCTGTTCTTCCCGCTTCGGCTGCCGTTGACAACAACCTGCCGGTCCGCTGGAACACCGGTGGTGCCGTCTGGTCCACCAACCAGGACGCCTTCGACACCTTCCTGGGCAGCGGTGAAGTCACCGACCGTGGCCTCGCCGGCGGTCTCGCCCGCTCCGGTTGGACCTCCGATGAGATCCGCACCGGCATGACCAAGACCTACAACGTCGATCTGGTCGGTGTGTCCCGCTTCCTGTATTCGGATGCTGGCGTGAAGTTTCTCAAGAACGCCACCAACAGCTACTTCCCGTACTGGAGCATGAACACCTACGCGGTTCAGGCTCTGCGCTCGGCGATCATTGCCGATGCCGCTGACGGCGTCATCTCCTCGGCCACGATCATGCGTGCCCTGCCGACCGACTTCCGTCTTGCCGATTTCTGCAACACCTACACCGGTGCGCAGAACATCTGTGCCGAGGGTCGCTGCCAGGAAGGCACCGCCCAGTGCACCTCGCTGCTCTCCTGGTACGTCTTCCTGCCTGCCTGCATCCAGGCCAATCAGATGGCCGATCCCGTGGCCCAGGTGCGCACCGTCGCCCCCGCTCCGGCTCCGGCCCCGATGGCCGAGCCCATCCGCGGTCTCTGGTGATTTCGCCGGACCCTCAGGGTCCGCTCCTCTGTTCCGGGCCCCGGCATTGCCGGGGCTTTTTTATGGGCACCCGCTGTCGTGTGCTTCCGCTGCCGGGCGGCGGGAGGAGCGGGGGCCCGGCCGGCGTTTTCGGCGCTCCGCTCCGGCCGGATCCGCCGCGCCAATGCGGCGTCCCCGCAGCAGCAGATGCCGCAGGGGCTGGGGCAGGGCGACCCCCCGGTGGCGGCGGAACAGCTGCTCCACCTTGGTGAGCGCCGCGGCTTCCAGCCCGCTCTCCAGCCGCTGGCGGTAGTCGCCGCCAGGGCCGAACCAGCGTTGCAGCAGGCCATCCGCAAGCGTGAGGCTCAGGGCTTCCTCCCAGCTTTCGTGCTCCAGTTGCCAGCCCCGCTGGCTCAGCCCCTCGGCCACCGCCTCGGAGCACCCCACGCGCTGCAGCTGCTGCAGGCGTTCCATCTCCAGCACCGCGCTCAGTGTCGCCTGCGGCTGCAGCGCCTGGGCGGCCTCGGGCACCGCAGCCAGCAGGCTGCCGAGCGGTCCCAGCAGGGGATCGCTGAACAGGAAGCGGGCCTGGGCCCCGGGGCTGCAGCGCTGTTCAAGGGAGTCGAGGAGCGCCTCCAGCTGGCCGGGACTGAGGTCGCGGAAGGGTTGGCGCGCGGCCACCCACTCGAACCTGATGTCAGGCTCCAGCTGCTCTGCCAGATCCATCGGGCGTTGCCGATCCGCCAGCAGCAGCCGCGGGCGCCGGAGCGGTTCAAGCAGCTGCAGCTGGGCTTCGATCCGGTCGCGCTCAGCCGTGTCTCCCACGGCCAGCACCACCTCACCCTCGGCGGCGGCCTCGAGAGGATCCAGGGCCCAGAGCAGGGAACGGGCCTCCAGCACGAGCACCCGGTCCAGCCGGCCGATCGCGGCTTCCTGCCAGAAGCGTTGACGCAACCGGTCGAGCCGCTCCCCCTCAGCCGCCGCCTGGCGGCGCAGCCACCGTGCCAGCACCGGATCCTCCGGGCCGCTGCTGAGCAGCTCGGGCGGATCGCAGGCCGACTCTGCCGCGGCCGCCAGCTGGGCGGCCCGACGCTGCAGCAGCCGGGGCCGCAGGCCGCCCTCCCATCCAAGGGGACCCGGCTGCCAGAACACCTCTCCCTGCAGTGCGGTGGGCAGATATTGCTGCGCCACCCAGTGCTGGCTGTAGGCATGCGGATAGCGGTAGCCCACCCCGTCGCCGAAGGCCTTGCCGTCGCGGTTGGCGTCGCGCAGATGGGCCGGCACCTGCTGGCGGTTCGTGTCGCGCACCGCCTTGACCGCATCGAAGAAGCCGAGGCTGCTGTTGCTCTTCTCGGTGGCGGCCAGGTACAGGGTCGCCTGGGCCAGTGCATAGAGCCCCTCCGGCAGGCCGATGCGCTCGAAGGCGCTGGCGCAGGCCTCCACCACCACCATCGCCTGGGGATCGGCCAGGCCGATGTCTTCGCCGGCGCTGATCAGCAGGCGGCGCAGGATGAAGCGCGGATTCTCGCCGGCCTCGATCATCCGGGCCAGCCAGAACAGGGCCGCGTCGGGGTCGGAGCCGCGGATCGACTTGATGAAGGCGCTGATCGTGTCGAAGTGGGCATCGCCCTGCTTGTCGTACAGAACGGCCCGTTGCTGGATCGAGTCCTCGGCAATCGCCAGATCGATCGTGATGGCGCCATCCGGGCGGGGTGGCGTCGTCTCCACCGCCAGTTCCAGGGCGTTGAGCAGGCTGCGGGCGTCGCCTCCGGCCACGTTGAGCAGGTGTTCGCCCGCATCCGGATCGAGGACGACGCGCCGCGCGCCGTAGCCCTGCTCCGCATCCCGCAGGGCTCGCTGCAGCAGCTTCTCCAGGTCGGGTCGTTCCAAGGGCTGCAGCCGGAACAGGCGCGAGCGGCTCACCAGCGCCTTGTTGACCTCGAAGAACGGGTTTTCGGTGGTGGCGCCGATCAGCGTCACGGTGCCGTTCTCCACCCAGGGCAGCAGCGCGTCCTGCTGGGCGGCGTTGAAGCGATGCACCTCGTCGATGAACAGGATCGTGCGCAGCCCGTGCTGCGCCAGTCGGCTGCGTGCCGCTTCGACCTCGCTGCGCAGCTCCTTGACCCCGGCCAGCACGGCGTTGAGGCTGCTGAAGTGCGCGCGCGTGCTGTGGGCGATGATCCGCGCCAGGGTGGTCTTGCCCGTGCCAGGCGGTCCGTACAGGATCAGGTTGCCGACCCGGTCGGCGGCGATGGCACGCCGCAGCAGTCGCCCCGGACCGAGGATCGCCTCCTGGCCGACGAAGTCCTCCAGGGTGGTGGGCCTGAGCCGGTCCGCCAGTGGCGCGATCCGCCGCAGGGTCTGCTCGCGGTTGTGGCTGAACAGGTCGCTCAAGGCCCGGAGGGATTGCGGATGCGGAGGCTCGACCGACAGCGGGCTATCGGCCTTGCTGGCGCCTCGATCACGGGGGCCGCGGCGTCGCGCGCAGCGACGACACAGTGCCGCGCTGACGGTGCCATCATCGGGCCTGTGCTTCAGGCGTTCGGTGGTTGCTCGCAGCGTTCGCTTCCCGGCGATGGCTCTGCCGCCGGCGCTGCTCCTGGCCGGGCTGATCACGGCCTGTTCCCCGACACCGCCTCCGGGCGAACGGCTGCCGTCGGTGCGCAGCTCCGAGGTGAATTCCAGGAGCTTCTCCCAGACCGTGGCGGGCATCGCCACCCTAGAGGCGCTGCAGGAGGTTTCCCTGGCGGCCCAGGCCGGGGGGCGCATCGAGCGGCTGCTGGTGCGGCAGGGTGACCGGGTGCGGCGAGGCCAGCTGTTGCTGGTGCTTGATCAGGCCCAGGCCCGCGCCGACGTGGTGCGGCTGCGTTCGGAGATGGAGACCAACCTGCTCAATTACCGCCGCTTCGAGGTGCTGGTGCGTCAGGGGGCTGCCACCCCCTTCCAGCGGGATGACTTCCGGCAGCGTTACGTGGCGGCGAGGGAGGAGCTGGCGGCACGCCGCGCCGATCTCGCCTTCCGCCACCTGCGTGCCCCGATCGATGGAACCGTGGCCGATCTGACGGTGAAGCAAGGCGATCTGATCCAGGCCGGAGCCCCGTTCACCAGCATCATCCGCAATGACCGCCTCCTGGCGCGGATGGAGGTGCCCGCGGTGTATTCCGCAGCGACCCGGCCGGGTCTTCCTCTGCAGCTGCTCCAGCCATCCGGTGCCGCCCCCCTGGCCCAGGCCCCGGTCATCTCGGTCGATCCCGGCATCGATCCCGCCAGCCAGACCCTGCTGGTGAAGGCCGAGTTCCCCAACCCGGATGACGCGCTGCGCGACGGCCTGCGCACCCGCGCTCGCCTGGTGCTCCAGGACCGCCCCTCTCCGGCTGTGCCCTTTGCGGCCGTGAGCCGCCAGTGGGGCCAGAGCTTCGTGTTCGTTCTCGGTGATCTGGAGGCGCTGCGTCGCCGTCCGGGCCGCAGCGATCTGGCCAAGGCGGCCAGGCTTCCCCGCCAGACCCGCTTCGCCCTTCAGACTCCGGTGCAGCTCGGTCCTCTGCAGGGGGGCTGGTATCCGGTGCTCCAAGGATTGCCGGAAGGCGCGGAGGTGATCACCTCCAATCAGCAGAACCTCCGCCATGGCCAGCCCGTGCGTGCCATCTCCCCCTGATTCCCATGGAAGGAGGGACGACCGGGCGTTTTCCGGTAACTTGCGGCGACATGCAGCAACCCGAGTGCTCCGGACGGCTCCTCCCCCACCCTCTGCCGCCCCGCTGCGCCGGTTGGTCGGGATGTCCCTGCTGCTGCCGGGGGTGATGCTGGGCGGCTGCACCAAGCCGCAGGCCAAGACCCCACCGCCCCCCTCCGTCCAGACGGTGATCGTCGGTTCGGCACGCTTTGCACCGGCGATCGATGTGGTGAGCCGCATCCAGTCTACCAGCAACGTGGTGATGCGCCCCGAAACCGACGGTCGGGTGGTGCGCATCCTGGCCAGCCAGGGACAGCGGGTGAAGGCGGGACAGCCGATCCTTGTGCTCGACAACGTGCAGCAGTCCGCCACCCTCGATGCCAGCCGTGCGGAGGCGCTCAAGGATCGCGCCAACGCGGAGCGCTACATCTTCCTCAATCAGCAGGGTGCGGTCTCCACGAAGGACCGTGATTACTACGTCACCCAGGCCATCCAGAGCCGTGAGCAGGTCCGCGCCAATGCCGCGACGCTGGGCTACAAATTCGTCACGGCGCCGATCGATGGCGAACTCGGCAACCTCGATTCGGTCAAGCTGGGTGATTACGTGCATCAGGGCCAGGCGATCACCGGCATCGTCAACAACGCCGTGCTCTGGACGCTGATGGATGTGCCGGCCACCCAGGCCTCCCAGGTGAAGGTCGGCCAGCCCGTCCAGGTGGAGAGCCAGGGAAACCCGCCGGTGCGAGGCGTCGGCCGGGTGGTGTTCATCTCCCCCTATTACGGGGAAAACAACGAGAAGGCATCCCCCAACACCGTTCTTGTGAAGGCAGAGTTTCCCAACCTCACCGGCCAGCTGAAGACCAATCAGTATGTGCGCAATCGCATCATCACCGATGTCAAAGATCAGCTGGCGGTTCCGGCGCAGGCCGTGCAGATGAAGGCGTCGCAGGCGTTCGTGTTCAAGGTCTATCCGCTGCGTCAGGTGCTGCCCCGAATCCAGGCCTCCGACCAGCTGCCAGAGGCCCAGAAGCAGACGCTGGCCAAGCTGCCCGGCAGCACACCGATCGCGGTTCAGGTGCCGGTGACGCTGGGCCAGATGCAGGGCAATCTGTTCCCGGTTCTGTCCGGGCTGAGCAAGGGCGATCAGGTGATCGTCTCCAACACGGCCCTGCTCCGTTCTGGCATCCCGGTGCGGGTGACGGGCAGCGGCTCCATGAACTGAGGCGGCCATGTCCCTGTCGGATAATTTCATCAAGCGGCCGGTCCTCACCACCGTCTGCAGCATCCTGATCGTGCTGGTGGGGCTGATTGCCATTCCCACCCTCTCGATCGAGAATCTT
It contains:
- a CDS encoding alpha/beta hydrolase; this encodes MLKRLIAGLAMGSALSLSVLPASAAVDNNLPVRWNTGGAVWSTNQDAFDTFLGSGEVTDRGLAGGLARSGWTSDEIRTGMTKTYNVDLVGVSRFLYSDAGVKFLKNATNSYFPYWSMNTYAVQALRSAIIADAADGVISSATIMRALPTDFRLADFCNTYTGAQNICAEGRCQEGTAQCTSLLSWYVFLPACIQANQMADPVAQVRTVAPAPAPAPMAEPIRGLW
- a CDS encoding AAA family ATPase, which codes for MSDLFSHNREQTLRRIAPLADRLRPTTLEDFVGQEAILGPGRLLRRAIAADRVGNLILYGPPGTGKTTLARIIAHSTRAHFSSLNAVLAGVKELRSEVEAARSRLAQHGLRTILFIDEVHRFNAAQQDALLPWVENGTVTLIGATTENPFFEVNKALVSRSRLFRLQPLERPDLEKLLQRALRDAEQGYGARRVVLDPDAGEHLLNVAGGDARSLLNALELAVETTPPRPDGAITIDLAIAEDSIQQRAVLYDKQGDAHFDTISAFIKSIRGSDPDAALFWLARMIEAGENPRFILRRLLISAGEDIGLADPQAMVVVEACASAFERIGLPEGLYALAQATLYLAATEKSNSSLGFFDAVKAVRDTNRQQVPAHLRDANRDGKAFGDGVGYRYPHAYSQHWVAQQYLPTALQGEVFWQPGPLGWEGGLRPRLLQRRAAQLAAAAESACDPPELLSSGPEDPVLARWLRRQAAAEGERLDRLRQRFWQEAAIGRLDRVLVLEARSLLWALDPLEAAAEGEVVLAVGDTAERDRIEAQLQLLEPLRRPRLLLADRQRPMDLAEQLEPDIRFEWVAARQPFRDLSPGQLEALLDSLEQRCSPGAQARFLFSDPLLGPLGSLLAAVPEAAQALQPQATLSAVLEMERLQQLQRVGCSEAVAEGLSQRGWQLEHESWEEALSLTLADGLLQRWFGPGGDYRQRLESGLEAAALTKVEQLFRRHRGVALPQPLRHLLLRGRRIGAADPAGAERRKRRPGPRSSRRPAAEAHDSGCP
- a CDS encoding efflux RND transporter periplasmic adaptor subunit translates to MALPPALLLAGLITACSPTPPPGERLPSVRSSEVNSRSFSQTVAGIATLEALQEVSLAAQAGGRIERLLVRQGDRVRRGQLLLVLDQAQARADVVRLRSEMETNLLNYRRFEVLVRQGAATPFQRDDFRQRYVAAREELAARRADLAFRHLRAPIDGTVADLTVKQGDLIQAGAPFTSIIRNDRLLARMEVPAVYSAATRPGLPLQLLQPSGAAPLAQAPVISVDPGIDPASQTLLVKAEFPNPDDALRDGLRTRARLVLQDRPSPAVPFAAVSRQWGQSFVFVLGDLEALRRRPGRSDLAKAARLPRQTRFALQTPVQLGPLQGGWYPVLQGLPEGAEVITSNQQNLRHGQPVRAISP
- a CDS encoding efflux RND transporter periplasmic adaptor subunit, which codes for MSLLLPGVMLGGCTKPQAKTPPPPSVQTVIVGSARFAPAIDVVSRIQSTSNVVMRPETDGRVVRILASQGQRVKAGQPILVLDNVQQSATLDASRAEALKDRANAERYIFLNQQGAVSTKDRDYYVTQAIQSREQVRANAATLGYKFVTAPIDGELGNLDSVKLGDYVHQGQAITGIVNNAVLWTLMDVPATQASQVKVGQPVQVESQGNPPVRGVGRVVFISPYYGENNEKASPNTVLVKAEFPNLTGQLKTNQYVRNRIITDVKDQLAVPAQAVQMKASQAFVFKVYPLRQVLPRIQASDQLPEAQKQTLAKLPGSTPIAVQVPVTLGQMQGNLFPVLSGLSKGDQVIVSNTALLRSGIPVRVTGSGSMN